In the Burkholderiales bacterium genome, GCGCGCAACAGCTTGACCTGCATCAGGATCGGCAAGTCGGCGACTTCGTCGAGGAACAGCGTCCCGCCGCTGGCGGCCTGAAAAAACCCATCGCGATCGGCCTCGGCGCCGGTAAACGCGCCGCGCCGGTAGCCGAAAAATTCGCTCTCCATCAGGTTTTCCGGAATCGCGCCGCAATTGACCGGCACGAAAGACTTGTCGCGGCGCGCGCTTTTCTGGTGGATCAAACGCGCCGCACGCTCCTTGCCGCTGCCCGATTCGCCGGTGATGTAAACCGGCGCTTCGCTGCGCGACAGCTTTTCGATCAGTTGCCGCACCTGATTCATCGCCGGCGATTCGCCGAGCAAGGCATTTTCCGTACTGACGATAGCGACATTGGCCTGCGGCAGACTCAACGCGGATTTGACCAGCGTGCGCAGATGTTCGAGCGAGACCGGCTTGGCGAGATAATCGAAGGCGCCGGCCTTGAGCGCGGCAACGGCGTTTTCGGCGCTGCCGTGCGCCGTAATGCAGGCGACCGGCAAATCGGCGCAATGGGCGCCGATGTGCTTGACGAGTTCGAGACCATCGCCATCGGGAAGCCGGATATCGGTCAGGCAAAGATCGAAATGCCGCGTTTGCACGAGCTGCATCGCTTCACGCAGCGTCATCGCGCGTTCGACTTCCAGACCCATGCGCAGCAGCGTCAACTCGAGCAGCTCGAGAATGTCGGCTTCGTCGTCGACTATCAGCACGGTGGTCATAGCGCTTGCGGTCCGGCCGCCGCGCTCTTTGCGCTTTTGCATCACGCTCCCTCGCAAGAAATCATGAAATGCGCGCCGACGTCCGAAGGCACGTAATCGAGTGTCGCATTGTTGGCTTCACACACTTCGCGCGCAATCGACAGCCCGAGGCCGGTGCCGCTTGCGGCAGTGGTGAAGAACGGTTCGAACAACTGGTGTCGCAAGGCTTCGTCAACCCCGGGGCCGTCGTCGATAACGTGTAATTTTACCGCATCACGCCGCGCGGCGTGGGTGATCAAACGTATGCTGGCGTCGTGACGCCCGCAATAACGCAGCGCGTTGCGGCAGAGATTCCACATCACCTGATTCAAGTGACTGCGGTCGAAGTTGACGACCAGCCCCGTCTCCAGCTCGAGCTTGAAAATCGTATCGGCAATTTTTTCGATCTGGCAAAACTGTTCGACAAAGGTGCGCAGGTAGTCGCCGACCAGAAAATTTTCGCGGTGCGCGCGGTCGCGCCAGTTCAGTTTAAGCACTTCGTGCACCATGCGCTCGAGCCGCTGCACGTTGTCGTGAATGATGCAGAGCAAGCGCGCCTGGGTGGGCGAGGCGCCCGGCTCCTCCTGCAGCAGTTCGGTCGCATGATTGATGGCGCTGAGCGGATTACGAATCTCGTGCGCGATATTGGCGGTGAGCCGTCCGAGCGCCGCCAGCTTCAATTGCTGCGCCTGGCTTTGCACGCGACTCAAGTCTTCCATAAAAATAACCGCGCCCTGGTGGCGGCTTTTTCCAATCGGAATGAAGCGTGCCGAAATCGGCGCTTGCGACAGCATGGTGCGCATGGGCTGAGGCCGGGCCTCGGGCTTTTCGCGCCAGAGTTGCAGGCGCTCGGCGAGCGCCGGCGAATAGTCTTCGAGCATCGCAGCGCCGCGCAAATTCGCAACCGAACCGAGCAAGCGTTCAGCCTGAACGTTGAACTGCCGGATCACGCCGAGCTCATCGACAACCAGCACGCCGTCGTGCATGTCCTGGATAACCAGTTGATTGACCTGCGCCATGTTCGCCAGATCGATGCCGCGCTGTTCCGCCAACTCCTCGCTGGCAACCGCGTATTTGGCCAGATTGTAAGCCAGCCAGGCGGTCGCGAAGTAGCCGGTGCTGAGGAGCCCGGCCTGGATATAAAGGGAACTGCTGCCGTCCAGAAACCACACCTCGTAGGTATGTTCGAACAGCACGACAAGGCTGGCGAGCGCGGCGTGAAATAACGCGAGCCGGCCGCGGCTGATCAAGCCGGCAGCGGCCAGCGACGCGAGCAGCAAAAGTCCCAGCCCGCTGGTGATGCCGCCGCTTGCGAACATCATTGTGACGATGATGGCGATATCGGCGCTGATCAGCACGCTGAGCTGAAAATCGAGCCGCGGTTGGCGCACGCGGCACGCGATCAGGCTGGCGACGCCCAGCATCAGATAAGTGATGCTGGCGGATAGAAACAGCGCCGAGTTGCGGGATCCGAACGAAACGACGTCGTCGAACATCACCGCGCCAAGAAACAACAGCGCCGCGACGAGCAGACGATAGGTATTGAAATAACTGAGCGATCGCCAGTACGAATCGGTCTGCGGATCGATTTGCGGAATGGCCGGAGCGGCCAGGTCCAGCGGATGCAGCGTCGACGACTTCGCCATCAGCGCGCTACGGGAAGAACGATCGCTATCGGACAATGGCTTGCGCTAACAGCCGTTAATGCAGGCGCCGGTGCTCTTCGGAGCAAAACGACTGCCCCTGCGCCGATATGCTTTCGCTTCTCGGAAGGTGAACGCCGCAGTGGCTGCAACGCACCATGTCTTCGCCGCTGACCTGTTGCGCGGATTGCGACGGATCGGGCTTCCGCAATCCCCTGCCGTAGGCTTTCAACACCCAGTAAACCAGCAGAAAACCAGCGACCAGCAACAGAAGCTTCATCACGCTACGCTTGCTCCGCCAACATGAGAAGAAAAGAAAGAAAAAACCGAAACAAGTGATCGCTCTGGTCGGGGTGAGAGGATTCGAACCTCCGACTCCTGCGTCCCGAACGCAGTACTCTACCAGGCTGAGCTACACCCCGTTTCAACAACCGCACTGACAGCCCGGCCGCCGGCGAAACATGCACCGCCCATGCAGTGAATCACATAAAGCGGGATGACATGAAGCGGATCTTTCAAAAGGATGGGCGATTCGAATCAAATGCTTCCGAATCAATGCGTCCGCGTGACTGCAAAGTCCGCCAAGTGTAGCAAACAATCCTTGTAATTAGAATGCGGCAGGGTGGCGATCGCGGCCGCTGCCATGTGCGATTCGACAAGCGCCTGGGCGCGCGCATAATCGAGCGCCCGTGTCTCGTAAATCGCCTCGAGCACCTGCTGGAAATCATTGCGCCCGCTGCTTTCTATCGCGTGCCGCACGAATTCGGCCTGCGCCGGCGTGCCGTTCTGCATCGCGTAAATCAAGGGCAGCGTAGGCTTACCCTCGGCGAGATCATCTCCGAGATTTTTGCCCGTCTCAACGTGATCGCCCGAGTAATCGAGCACGTCGTCGATCAACTGGAAGGCGGTGCCGAGATGCATGCCGTACAGCGCCACGCGATCTTCATCGGCGCGTGTCGCAGCGCCGAGGATCGCGCCCAGGCGCATCGCGGCTTCGAACAGCTTCGCGGTCTTGAAACGGATGACCTGAAGGTAGCTTTGCTCGTCGATCGAGGCATTCCGGCAATTCAACAACTGCAATACCTCGCCTTCGGCGATGATGTTGGTCGCATCGGCCAATTCCCGCATGACGCGCGGATTGTCGACCGCCAGCATCATCTGGAACGCGCGCGAATACAGGAAGTCGCCGACCAGCACGCTGGCCGGATTGCCGAACAGGGAATTGGCGGTAAGCTGGCCGCGGCGGAGTTCGGACGCATCGACGACATCGTCGTGCAGCAAGGTCGCGGTATGTATGAATTCGACGACGGCCGCGAGTTCGTGGTGGAATTTGCCCCGATAACCGAACGCGCCCGCGGCAAGAATGACGAGCGCGGGACGCAGGCGCTTGCCGCCGCTGCCCACGATGTGCTCGGCTACCTCGCGAATCAGCGCGACTTCCGAGTACAGGCGCGCCCGGATGACACGGTCGACCGCCGTCATATCGTCCGCTATGAAGCGGCGAATCGCTTGCAGGGAATCTATCCTGAAGATGTCAACTGCGGCGTTTTCGGGCACGGGACGACGAGAGCCGGGGAGAGCAACCATTATACCCAGCCGGTCGCGACGAACGGAAACGCCTGTCGATGCTCGACAGGGATAACGACGGGATACAACGATTTTGACGCAAAAATTCTTATCCTATAAAATGCCCGGTTTGCAAATGTCCGATCGGGGTCGTCATGTACGCGGTGATAAAAAGCGGTGGCAAGCAATACCGCGTCGTTTCCGGTGAAAAACTGAAGGTCGAAACAATCTCGCAGGAAGTCGGTGCTGCGATCGTGCTCGATCAGATTCTGATGGTCGCCGACGGCGACAAGCTGTCTTTCGGCAATCCGCTGGTTTCCGGCGCAACCATCAAGGCGACGGTTATATCGCACGGCCGCGGCGAGAAGATAAAAATCTTTAAAATGCGCCGGCGCAAGCACTATCGCAAGACGCAAGGGCATCGCCAGAATTACACCGAAATCCAGATCGACAGCATTTCGGCCGAGCAAGGATAAACCATGGCACACAAGAAAGCCGGTGGAAGTTCGCGCAACGGCCGCGATTCCAATCCGAAGATGCTCGGCGTCAAGGCCTACGGCGGCGAGTTGATCCCCGCAGGCAGCATCATCATTCGCCAGCGCGGGACCAAGGTTCACGCGGGCGGCAATGTTGGCATGGGCAAGGACCATACGCTATTCGCGAAAATCGATGGCAAAGTCGAGTTCTCGGTCAAAGGCGGGCAAAAGCGCAAGGTCGTGAGCATCGTGCCGGCCTGAAATCCGGTCGCCGCACCGACAAGCCCTGTCGCCGGCGACAGGGCTTTTTTGTTTGTAGCGGCACTTTTGCCTGGCGTTCGGTTGGCGTCAGTCAAGGCGTAATTGAATGAAGTTTATCGACGAAGCCGTAATCGAAGTTATCGCCGGCAAAGGCGGCGATGGCTCGGCGAGTTTCAGGCGCGAGAAATATATCCCCAGAGGCGGACCCGATGGCGGCGATGGCGGCCAGGGCGGCAGCGTCTACGCCATTGCGGATCGCAATATCAATACCTTGGTCGAATACCGTTACGCGCGAATCCACCGGGCCAAAAACGGCGAGCGCGGGCGCGGCGCCGACTGCTACGGCAAGAGTGGCGATGACATTGTCCTGCGCTTTCCTGTCGGCACGGTCATCACCGATCACACCAGCGGCGAACCGATCGCCGATCTGGCGCAGCACGGCGAGCAGGCCCTGCTGGCTAAAGGCGGCGCCAAGGGGCTCGGCAATCTGCATTTCAAATCCAGCACGAATCGCGCGCCGCGCCAAACCACGCCCGGGCAGGCCGGCGAAACGCGTATGCTTCGCCTCGAGCTCAAGGTACTGGCCGATGTCGGCCTGCTCGGCCTGCCCAACGCCGGCAAATCGACCTTTATCAGGGCGGTTTCTGCGGCGCGTCCCAAGGTAGCCGACTACCCATTCACAACCCTGCATCCAAACCTCGGCGTGGTCCGCGTCGATTACGACAAAAGCTTCGTGATTGCCGATATCCCCGGTTTGATCGAGGGCGCCGCCGAGGGCGCCGGGCTCGGCCACCAGTTTCTGCGCCATCTCGCCCGCACGCGGCTCTTGCTGCATCTGGTCGATATCGCGCCGTTCGACGAATCGGACCCGGTCGCCGATGCGCACACGGTCGTCGAAGAGTTGCGTAAGTATGACGAGGCCCTGTATCGAAAAGCGCGCTGGCTGCTGCTGAACAAGGTCGATCTTATCGCGGCGGACGAACGCCAGCGCCGCGTCGACGATTTCCTCGAGCGCTATGGCTCGGCGCAGAAAAGCTTCATTATTTCCGCATTGACCGGCGAAGGTTGCCGCGAGCTGGTTTTCGCTATCATGGAACATCTCGAGCAGCAGAAAAACGCGGGCGAAAGCCAGGGCAGCATCGAAGCGGCAGCATCCATCTCGACCCCGATGAGCCTTCCATGAGCGACGTTTCCATTGCAACAACCGAATCCGGCGCCAACCGGGCTCTGGGCGGTGTACGGCGCCTGGTCGTAAAAGTCGGCAGCAGCCTCGTCACCGATGAGGGCCGCGGCCTCGACCTCGCCGCGATTGCACGCTGGGCGGAACAGATCGCCGCGCTGAAACACCTGGGAAGGGAAGTCATTCTGGTTTCGAGCGGCGCGATCGCCG is a window encoding:
- the rplU gene encoding 50S ribosomal protein L21 gives rise to the protein MYAVIKSGGKQYRVVSGEKLKVETISQEVGAAIVLDQILMVADGDKLSFGNPLVSGATIKATVISHGRGEKIKIFKMRRRKHYRKTQGHRQNYTEIQIDSISAEQG
- the rpmA gene encoding 50S ribosomal protein L27, with amino-acid sequence MAHKKAGGSSRNGRDSNPKMLGVKAYGGELIPAGSIIIRQRGTKVHAGGNVGMGKDHTLFAKIDGKVEFSVKGGQKRKVVSIVPA
- a CDS encoding preprotein translocase subunit YajC is translated as MKLLLLVAGFLLVYWVLKAYGRGLRKPDPSQSAQQVSGEDMVRCSHCGVHLPRSESISAQGQSFCSEEHRRLH
- a CDS encoding sigma-54-dependent Fis family transcriptional regulator; the encoded protein is MTTVLIVDDEADILELLELTLLRMGLEVERAMTLREAMQLVQTRHFDLCLTDIRLPDGDGLELVKHIGAHCADLPVACITAHGSAENAVAALKAGAFDYLAKPVSLEHLRTLVKSALSLPQANVAIVSTENALLGESPAMNQVRQLIEKLSRSEAPVYITGESGSGKERAARLIHQKSARRDKSFVPVNCGAIPENLMESEFFGYRRGAFTGAEADRDGFFQAASGGTLFLDEVADLPILMQVKLLRAIQEKKVRKVGATQEDKVDVRIISATHQSLSECVETGKFRQDLYYRLNVIELKMPALRDMREDISLITRSVLARMSRAIGGTPCELDKEALRALTQYDFPGNVRELENILERALALCSDSRIMTCDLQLSPPESIVQQSAAPNGGKLPLQEYLDGMEKQAILEALDKTRFNRTAAAKLLGITFRALRYRMERLGIQ
- a CDS encoding polyprenyl synthetase family protein, translating into MVALPGSRRPVPENAAVDIFRIDSLQAIRRFIADDMTAVDRVIRARLYSEVALIREVAEHIVGSGGKRLRPALVILAAGAFGYRGKFHHELAAVVEFIHTATLLHDDVVDASELRRGQLTANSLFGNPASVLVGDFLYSRAFQMMLAVDNPRVMRELADATNIIAEGEVLQLLNCRNASIDEQSYLQVIRFKTAKLFEAAMRLGAILGAATRADEDRVALYGMHLGTAFQLIDDVLDYSGDHVETGKNLGDDLAEGKPTLPLIYAMQNGTPAQAEFVRHAIESSGRNDFQQVLEAIYETRALDYARAQALVESHMAAAAIATLPHSNYKDCLLHLADFAVTRTH
- a CDS encoding two-component sensor histidine kinase translates to MAKSSTLHPLDLAAPAIPQIDPQTDSYWRSLSYFNTYRLLVAALLFLGAVMFDDVVSFGSRNSALFLSASITYLMLGVASLIACRVRQPRLDFQLSVLISADIAIIVTMMFASGGITSGLGLLLLASLAAAGLISRGRLALFHAALASLVVLFEHTYEVWFLDGSSSLYIQAGLLSTGYFATAWLAYNLAKYAVASEELAEQRGIDLANMAQVNQLVIQDMHDGVLVVDELGVIRQFNVQAERLLGSVANLRGAAMLEDYSPALAERLQLWREKPEARPQPMRTMLSQAPISARFIPIGKSRHQGAVIFMEDLSRVQSQAQQLKLAALGRLTANIAHEIRNPLSAINHATELLQEEPGASPTQARLLCIIHDNVQRLERMVHEVLKLNWRDRAHRENFLVGDYLRTFVEQFCQIEKIADTIFKLELETGLVVNFDRSHLNQVMWNLCRNALRYCGRHDASIRLITHAARRDAVKLHVIDDGPGVDEALRHQLFEPFFTTAASGTGLGLSIAREVCEANNATLDYVPSDVGAHFMISCEGA
- the obgE gene encoding GTPase ObgE; the protein is MKFIDEAVIEVIAGKGGDGSASFRREKYIPRGGPDGGDGGQGGSVYAIADRNINTLVEYRYARIHRAKNGERGRGADCYGKSGDDIVLRFPVGTVITDHTSGEPIADLAQHGEQALLAKGGAKGLGNLHFKSSTNRAPRQTTPGQAGETRMLRLELKVLADVGLLGLPNAGKSTFIRAVSAARPKVADYPFTTLHPNLGVVRVDYDKSFVIADIPGLIEGAAEGAGLGHQFLRHLARTRLLLHLVDIAPFDESDPVADAHTVVEELRKYDEALYRKARWLLLNKVDLIAADERQRRVDDFLERYGSAQKSFIISALTGEGCRELVFAIMEHLEQQKNAGESQGSIEAAASISTPMSLP